A DNA window from Pseudoalteromonas spongiae UST010723-006 contains the following coding sequences:
- a CDS encoding dicarboxylate/amino acid:cation symporter — protein MTSTISQPKGLGLTGKILIGMVLGIITGFLFKALMGESGDFTLTAGEFTFSFKGFFVDGIFHIGGQIFVNSLKMLVVPLVFISLVCGTCSLSDPKKLGRLGGKSIGLYLLTTAIAITIAMTLALVINPGEGINMPSSSTFDAKQAPTLVDVIINMFPTNPINAMSSGNMLQVIVFALLFGIAMALSGDAGKRLTAVFEDLNTIILKLVTILMNIAPYGVFFLMAKLFSYIEGDLIVKLIFYFGTVLLALFIHALIVYPMLFKTFTGLNPQIFLNKVKELSIFAFSTSNSSATMPVTLETATKKLGADNKVASFTVPLGATINMDGTAIMQGVATVFIAQVFTVDLGFTDYLMVILTATLASVGTAGVPGVGLIMLAMVLNQVGLPVEGIAIIIGVDRLLDMTRTAVNVTGDCMVTCVVAKSEGEFDDAVFNDTNAGKEFENIR, from the coding sequence ATGACATCCACTATTTCACAACCTAAAGGTTTGGGGTTAACAGGCAAGATCCTCATCGGTATGGTTTTAGGTATTATCACCGGCTTTTTGTTCAAAGCGCTAATGGGCGAATCAGGTGATTTCACTCTAACTGCGGGTGAGTTTACGTTTTCGTTTAAAGGCTTTTTTGTTGACGGTATTTTTCATATTGGCGGTCAAATATTCGTTAATAGTTTAAAGATGTTAGTCGTACCTTTAGTATTTATCTCGCTTGTGTGTGGCACGTGTAGCTTAAGCGACCCTAAAAAATTAGGTCGCTTAGGTGGCAAATCAATTGGCTTGTACCTTCTTACAACTGCCATTGCGATTACCATTGCAATGACTCTAGCACTTGTAATAAACCCCGGTGAAGGCATTAATATGCCAAGTTCATCTACGTTTGATGCGAAGCAAGCGCCGACACTTGTTGATGTTATTATAAACATGTTCCCAACCAACCCGATTAACGCAATGTCTAGCGGAAATATGCTACAAGTTATTGTGTTTGCACTGTTATTTGGTATTGCAATGGCACTTAGCGGTGACGCGGGCAAACGTTTGACGGCAGTGTTTGAAGATCTAAATACAATTATTTTAAAACTAGTCACTATTTTAATGAATATTGCACCTTACGGTGTGTTCTTTTTAATGGCGAAGCTATTTAGCTATATTGAAGGCGACTTAATCGTTAAGCTTATCTTTTACTTCGGTACTGTTTTACTTGCGCTATTTATTCATGCACTAATTGTATACCCAATGCTATTTAAAACATTTACAGGGTTAAACCCACAAATATTCCTAAATAAAGTAAAAGAGTTGTCTATTTTTGCGTTTAGTACTTCAAACTCAAGCGCAACCATGCCAGTAACACTAGAAACAGCCACTAAAAAACTAGGTGCCGATAACAAAGTTGCTTCTTTCACGGTACCATTAGGTGCAACCATTAACATGGACGGCACCGCAATTATGCAAGGTGTTGCCACTGTATTCATCGCACAGGTATTTACTGTTGATTTAGGCTTTACCGATTACTTAATGGTTATCCTAACTGCAACACTTGCCTCTGTTGGCACAGCGGGCGTTCCAGGTGTTGGATTGATTATGCTTGCGATGGTTCTTAATCAAGTGGGCTTACCTGTTGAAGGTATAGCCATTATTATAGGTGTAGATCGCCTGTTAGATATGACTCGCACCGCTGTTAACGTAACAGGAGATTGTATGGTTACGTGTGTTGTTGCTAAGTCTGAAGGCGAATTTGATGATGCGGTATTTAACGATACCAATGCCGGTAAAGAATTTGAAAATATACGCTAA
- a CDS encoding YciK family oxidoreductase: MHDYQASNDALNNKVILVTGAGDGIGKVAAIEFAKHGATVILLGKTVAKLEAVYDEIIALGAPQPAIVPLDMKGATKQHYRDLAATIENEFGRLDGLLNNASIIGSLGPLEHFCVSTFENIMKVNVTAQAVLTKSLFPLLRKSDNASIIFTSSGVGREGREFWGAYAISKFATEGMMQTWSKEVSKTNIRINCINPGATRTAMRAIAFPGEDKDKLKTPADLMPTYLYLMSDDSIGVNGQSIDAQPKV; the protein is encoded by the coding sequence ATGCATGATTATCAAGCAAGTAATGACGCGCTTAACAACAAAGTCATTCTCGTAACAGGTGCCGGTGATGGCATCGGTAAAGTTGCCGCAATTGAATTTGCAAAACACGGCGCAACGGTAATTTTATTAGGTAAAACAGTTGCAAAACTTGAAGCCGTATACGATGAGATTATCGCATTAGGTGCGCCCCAACCTGCAATTGTACCGCTCGACATGAAAGGCGCAACGAAACAACACTATCGTGACTTAGCAGCCACAATTGAAAATGAATTTGGCCGCCTTGACGGACTATTAAATAACGCTTCTATTATTGGTTCATTAGGCCCACTGGAGCATTTCTGCGTATCAACATTCGAAAACATTATGAAAGTGAACGTTACCGCACAAGCTGTGTTAACTAAGTCGCTTTTTCCACTGTTAAGAAAGTCTGATAACGCATCAATAATATTTACATCAAGTGGCGTTGGCCGCGAAGGAAGAGAATTCTGGGGTGCTTACGCAATTTCGAAGTTTGCCACAGAAGGCATGATGCAAACGTGGTCTAAGGAAGTTAGCAAAACGAATATTCGTATCAACTGCATCAACCCAGGTGCAACACGCACAGCAATGCGTGCAATTGCGTTCCCTGGTGAAGATAAAGACAAGTTAAAAACACCAGCCGATTTAATGCCAACATACCTGTACTTAATGTCGGATGATTCAATTGGTGTAAATGGCCAATCGATTGACGCGCAACCTAAAGTATAA
- the sohB gene encoding protease SohB encodes MEFLYEYGLFLAKTVTFVVAFAIIVVLIVGASSKPKASKGELAIESLSEKLDQQKKALLSVTLDKNAFKDFEKSEKKASKDIANENLNKVFVLSFKGGVDAKEVESLRNEVTAIIQVAKPSDKVVLKLESGGGVVHGYGLAASQLARLKQAKLELIVSVDKIAASGGYMMACVSDKFVCAPFAMVGSIGVIAQLPNFNKLLKKNHVEFEQITAGEFKRTLTMFGENNDIGREKFKQELEQIHELFREHVQSARPHLNVEKVATGETWFGTDAHKLGLVDEIQTSDDLLLALNEQFELLEITYKTKKGLSDKLGLGVTGIIDNVIAKLLSKSKELYH; translated from the coding sequence TTGGAATTTTTATACGAATATGGATTATTTCTCGCAAAAACAGTCACATTTGTAGTTGCGTTTGCCATTATTGTTGTGTTGATTGTGGGGGCCTCAAGTAAACCTAAAGCAAGTAAAGGTGAATTAGCGATTGAAAGCTTAAGCGAAAAGTTAGACCAACAAAAGAAAGCGCTATTAAGCGTAACGCTTGATAAAAATGCCTTTAAAGATTTTGAGAAGAGCGAAAAAAAAGCATCTAAAGACATTGCTAACGAAAACCTAAATAAAGTATTTGTACTGTCTTTTAAGGGCGGCGTTGATGCGAAGGAAGTCGAGTCACTGCGAAATGAAGTGACGGCGATTATTCAGGTCGCAAAGCCAAGCGATAAAGTGGTCCTTAAGCTTGAAAGCGGTGGTGGCGTAGTGCATGGTTATGGGCTGGCAGCATCGCAATTAGCACGCCTTAAACAGGCAAAGCTTGAACTTATTGTTAGTGTAGACAAAATTGCAGCAAGTGGTGGTTATATGATGGCCTGCGTATCAGATAAATTTGTTTGTGCCCCGTTTGCTATGGTTGGCAGCATAGGTGTTATTGCGCAGTTACCAAATTTCAACAAATTGCTAAAGAAAAATCACGTAGAGTTCGAGCAAATCACTGCCGGTGAGTTTAAACGCACGTTAACAATGTTCGGTGAAAATAATGACATTGGCCGTGAAAAGTTTAAGCAAGAGCTAGAGCAAATTCATGAATTGTTTCGCGAACATGTCCAATCTGCTAGGCCACACCTAAATGTAGAAAAAGTGGCGACAGGTGAAACTTGGTTTGGTACAGATGCACACAAGTTAGGATTAGTTGATGAGATCCAGACAAGTGACGATTTATTGCTAGCGTTAAATGAGCAATTCGAGTTGCTTGAGATAACCTATAAAACCAAAAAAGGCTTATCAGATAAACTCGGGTTAGGCGTGACAGGAATTATTGATAATGTGATTGCCAAATTATTATCAAAAAGCAAAGAGCTTTATCATTAA
- a CDS encoding AI-2E family transporter, with protein MLHIFKQWYSRKFSDPNSITLLMLTLGLAAAFYFFGTYIIPVMVALVIAYLLDWPVQKLMHTGVSRVISSTLVMLIFSGVVVSIVVGIIPVLWHQLSNFVQDLPSMLEQGKGYLMTLPSNYPELVNPEQVKSILSSVEGHAVTIGQTVLSTSLNSLKDVVAWLVYLILVPLLVFFMLKDKHLLLAGFEKFIPKERKLISQVWQEMNQQIMNYIRGKIFEILIVGSTTFITFTILDLRYAALLGTLVGFSVLIPFVGAALVTIPVALVALFQFGVGSEFWYVIIAYGVIQALDGNLLVPLLFSEAVDLHPVYIIVAVLFFGGLWGFWGVFFAIPLASLVRALLNAWSMSNQHETVKA; from the coding sequence GTGTTACATATTTTTAAACAATGGTACTCGCGCAAGTTTTCAGATCCAAATTCAATTACATTATTAATGCTGACGCTGGGTTTAGCTGCGGCATTTTATTTTTTTGGTACGTATATTATTCCGGTTATGGTGGCTTTAGTTATCGCATATCTATTAGATTGGCCGGTACAAAAACTAATGCATACGGGCGTGTCTCGCGTTATTTCTAGCACTTTGGTGATGTTGATATTCAGTGGTGTAGTTGTATCTATTGTGGTTGGTATTATACCGGTGTTATGGCACCAATTATCAAATTTTGTGCAAGATTTGCCTTCCATGTTAGAGCAGGGAAAAGGGTATTTAATGACGCTTCCGAGTAATTATCCTGAATTGGTTAACCCTGAGCAAGTTAAATCGATATTGTCGTCTGTGGAAGGGCATGCAGTGACGATTGGTCAAACGGTGCTATCTACGTCACTTAATTCATTAAAAGATGTGGTGGCTTGGTTAGTTTATTTGATTCTTGTGCCTCTTTTAGTGTTTTTTATGCTGAAAGATAAACATTTGCTACTCGCGGGTTTTGAAAAGTTTATTCCAAAAGAGAGAAAACTAATAAGTCAGGTTTGGCAGGAAATGAACCAGCAAATTATGAACTATATACGTGGCAAAATTTTTGAAATTTTAATTGTTGGTTCAACCACGTTTATTACTTTTACAATATTAGACTTACGCTATGCGGCGTTACTTGGCACGTTAGTTGGTTTCTCGGTGCTTATTCCGTTTGTAGGTGCGGCGCTGGTAACAATCCCTGTAGCGCTTGTGGCGTTATTTCAATTTGGTGTGGGCAGTGAGTTTTGGTATGTGATCATTGCTTATGGTGTTATTCAGGCGTTAGATGGAAACTTATTGGTGCCACTGCTGTTTTCAGAAGCGGTAGACTTACACCCAGTTTATATCATTGTTGCGGTATTGTTTTTTGGCGGCTTGTGGGGTTTTTGGGGCGTTTTCTTTGCAATACCGTTAGCGTCGCTCGTGAGAGCGTTACTAAATGCGTGGTCAATGTCGAATCAACACGAGACAGTCAAAGCTTAA
- a CDS encoding NAD(P)H-dependent oxidoreductase, producing the protein MSYLLVLYHSRTDSVKNMAYEISDAAQHAGIDVKIRCFSDDSDDLVVTIDDLKNCAGLAFGSPTRFGMMASPAKQFWETTSDLWLAGQLIDKPAAVFTSSSSQHGGNESTLLSMALPLLHHGMLLCGVPYDVPALSATQTGGTPYGASHVSGLTNSSNLSQDEIAICQSVGNRLAKLIKQLQ; encoded by the coding sequence ATGTCTTATTTATTAGTGCTGTATCATTCTCGTACCGATTCAGTAAAAAATATGGCGTACGAGATCAGCGACGCAGCACAACACGCCGGCATCGACGTAAAAATTCGCTGTTTCAGCGATGATTCTGACGACCTAGTTGTGACCATTGACGATTTAAAAAATTGTGCGGGCCTTGCCTTTGGTAGTCCAACACGGTTTGGCATGATGGCCTCACCAGCAAAACAGTTTTGGGAAACTACTAGTGATTTATGGTTAGCCGGTCAATTGATTGATAAGCCCGCTGCTGTATTTACGTCATCAAGCAGTCAACATGGCGGTAATGAATCAACATTACTGTCAATGGCATTGCCTCTGTTGCATCACGGCATGCTGTTATGCGGCGTACCCTACGATGTACCAGCGTTATCAGCCACACAAACTGGTGGCACCCCGTACGGTGCAAGCCATGTATCTGGGCTTACAAATTCAAGTAATTTAAGTCAGGACGAAATCGCCATTTGCCAAAGTGTTGGCAATCGACTCGCTAAACTAATTAAGCAATTACAATGA
- a CDS encoding M48 family metalloprotease has protein sequence MPKPSLLKKLTCFCFALSLPVVAQSNFKLPDLGTSAVQVLSIEKERAIGDIMMMQVRGTSRVMQDPALDEYLTNIGNRLVAHADDIRFPFEFFWINSTDINAFAFYGGHVGVHTGLIMNADNESQLASVLGHEIAHVTQRHLARRLQQAKDNQGLTIAGMIAGILTTMIAPDAGMAILAASQTQAQLSQLTHSRGAEQEADRIGMQTLNSAGFDPRESSEFLAKLADQMRHMPKPPAFLLTHPLPDSRVSDVRMRALQYPERFIDSSLDFSLAKARVIARYGQESAKAEQEFRKHLRINRFALTTAAEYGLALTLIDQEKYDEANDLLTDLEKKVPGSLFILDSKTDLLLGQKKYDEALAMLKKEYQRQPNNQVVTLNYANAAITAGKLDLAHQLLKYFLLEKPGHVLGKELLAQTYKEQDDKASYHELRASIYTDYGAYAQASNEVQKALNHVDTEDDIKQQRLKARLKEYRLMQKELAKL, from the coding sequence ATGCCAAAACCCAGCCTTTTAAAAAAGCTAACGTGCTTTTGTTTCGCACTATCGCTTCCTGTTGTGGCTCAAAGTAATTTTAAGTTACCCGATCTCGGCACCTCTGCAGTACAAGTATTATCTATCGAAAAAGAACGCGCCATTGGCGATATTATGATGATGCAAGTGCGTGGCACCTCACGTGTAATGCAAGACCCCGCACTTGATGAATACCTTACCAATATTGGCAATCGTCTTGTTGCTCATGCTGATGACATTCGCTTCCCGTTTGAGTTTTTCTGGATTAATAGCACAGATATAAATGCGTTTGCCTTTTACGGCGGTCATGTTGGCGTGCATACGGGCCTAATTATGAACGCCGATAACGAAAGCCAGCTGGCGTCAGTACTTGGACACGAAATCGCTCACGTAACACAACGTCACTTAGCAAGGCGTTTACAACAAGCCAAAGACAATCAAGGACTCACCATCGCAGGGATGATAGCCGGCATTTTAACAACCATGATTGCCCCCGACGCAGGTATGGCTATTTTGGCTGCAAGCCAAACACAAGCGCAACTAAGTCAGTTAACGCACAGCCGAGGTGCAGAACAAGAAGCTGACCGCATTGGCATGCAAACACTAAATAGCGCCGGATTTGATCCCAGAGAATCAAGCGAATTTTTAGCAAAACTTGCCGATCAAATGCGTCATATGCCCAAACCACCGGCATTCTTACTGACTCACCCATTACCCGATTCTCGTGTTTCAGATGTGCGTATGCGCGCACTGCAATACCCTGAACGCTTTATCGATTCGTCGTTAGATTTCTCGTTAGCAAAAGCACGCGTAATTGCACGCTACGGGCAAGAAAGCGCGAAAGCAGAACAAGAATTTCGTAAACATTTACGCATTAATCGTTTTGCACTTACCACAGCAGCAGAGTATGGCCTTGCCTTAACACTGATAGACCAAGAGAAATATGATGAGGCAAACGACCTGCTCACTGATTTAGAGAAAAAAGTACCGGGCAGCTTATTTATTCTTGATTCAAAAACCGATTTATTGCTCGGTCAGAAAAAATACGACGAAGCACTCGCCATGCTAAAAAAAGAGTACCAACGCCAACCTAATAATCAGGTGGTCACGCTCAATTATGCCAATGCGGCTATAACAGCAGGCAAACTCGATTTGGCACACCAATTACTTAAGTACTTTTTGCTCGAAAAACCAGGACATGTATTAGGTAAAGAACTGCTAGCACAAACATATAAAGAGCAAGATGACAAAGCGTCTTACCATGAATTAAGAGCCAGCATTTACACTGATTATGGCGCCTATGCTCAAGCTTCAAACGAAGTACAAAAAGCATTGAATCATGTGGATACGGAAGATGACATTAAGCAGCAACGCTTAAAAGCGCGATTAAAAGAATATCGCCTAATGCAAAAAGAGCTCGCGAAACTTTAA
- the arsC gene encoding arsenate reductase (glutaredoxin) (This arsenate reductase requires both glutathione and glutaredoxin to convert arsenate to arsenite, after which the efflux transporter formed by ArsA and ArsB can extrude the arsenite from the cell, providing resistance.), with protein sequence MTVKIFHNPRCSKSRETLALLEENAVSPEIVEYLKDVPSAQDIKQLLSLLNFDSARQLMRTKETIYKELNLKDETSEDALIDAMVANPKLIERPIVINNGKAAIGRPPESVLAII encoded by the coding sequence ATGACTGTTAAAATTTTTCACAATCCTCGCTGTTCAAAATCACGTGAAACCCTTGCATTGCTTGAAGAAAATGCCGTTTCTCCTGAGATTGTTGAATATTTAAAAGACGTTCCAAGCGCGCAGGATATTAAACAACTTTTATCCCTATTAAATTTTGATTCTGCGCGTCAATTAATGCGCACTAAAGAAACAATTTACAAAGAGCTTAATCTAAAAGATGAAACAAGCGAAGACGCATTAATTGATGCAATGGTTGCTAACCCTAAATTAATTGAGCGCCCAATCGTTATCAATAATGGCAAAGCAGCAATTGGCCGTCCACCTGAAAGCGTGCTTGCAATTATCTAA
- a CDS encoding VolA/Pla-1 family phospholipase, with amino-acid sequence MKKVLLTMAIATALYGCGESLEDVKNESEIVVPKVTASVAFDPSNGVISVPNDLLFLGTTDGTLNMPGEVAEEVNYADPQTALGALDGWSTQSPYQIALDVPATLILDASTVNADSVRLFEVVMGASITDAECAQIQAGLACKYLKELTFGVDFIAQANGNNIAIVPLKPLNQGSAYINVVTNSLRDTRGESFEPSETYGLVKLDINSLPLVTDEQKALQAVINSYENVVVQSGSLTKDDIIYTGAMSIQSAGSVMSMVKNVYAMSAATQQNMPQLMMGPSTGMTVGDVLFRSQGAQPPSPVFDQIKYERGSVVLPHYLKTPEGQDDSALNSTYWKGLCDGAATIAGYVAQGGSVPAEPINEKDALCFNATGGLLRDLGLDEQRHLTKYNPLPMPHSYANVPVQVTTPADDLTILNAVRAQLGMPAIAMPATGWPVVMLQHGITSTKESMLAITAALTLQGFVTVAIDHPIHGERGIDVDGDGNFDFIASGDDGNVLHYMNLSSSLVARDNLRQSMADLLGLRLSLAATNLQGINPTDVSFVGHSLGAVVAPGFLAAANESVAPLVGPETAALIDPLFKVNTAALASGGGGLAGFLLESNAFGNVIKGSVLASAGTAESAEFIAFMQSEEGMQVCAEFAGSQSEYAGCAFVAYTTMLAQAEETEKLANISGTISQFAFAIQTAVDAADSNSLASKVASQGTAIYQNVVVGDGMGNPADTVIPPYSTVSPVSGTVPSGLFMGLTPVATSQVSEVPASYLVKFTKGHHGSVLTPAPAYGVAPSDAAAANAEMQSQIASFLASRGLMLQVTNTAVVTE; translated from the coding sequence ATGAAAAAAGTGCTACTCACAATGGCGATTGCTACAGCGTTATACGGCTGTGGTGAAAGCTTAGAAGATGTTAAAAATGAGTCAGAAATAGTTGTGCCTAAGGTCACAGCTTCCGTCGCATTTGATCCCTCAAACGGTGTGATATCAGTACCAAATGATTTACTGTTTTTAGGTACTACTGATGGTACGCTCAACATGCCAGGCGAAGTCGCTGAAGAAGTTAATTATGCTGACCCTCAAACGGCGTTAGGCGCTCTTGATGGTTGGTCAACACAGTCACCATATCAAATTGCATTAGATGTACCTGCAACTTTGATTCTAGACGCTAGTACCGTAAATGCAGATTCAGTGCGTTTGTTTGAAGTTGTAATGGGTGCAAGTATTACTGACGCTGAATGTGCACAGATCCAAGCTGGTCTTGCCTGTAAATATTTAAAAGAGTTGACGTTTGGTGTTGACTTTATTGCGCAAGCAAACGGCAATAACATTGCAATTGTTCCACTTAAGCCGTTAAATCAGGGGTCAGCTTACATTAATGTAGTTACTAACTCTTTGCGCGATACTCGAGGCGAGTCATTTGAGCCTTCAGAAACTTACGGTTTAGTTAAACTCGACATTAATTCATTACCATTGGTAACTGACGAGCAAAAAGCGCTTCAAGCGGTTATTAACAGTTACGAGAACGTGGTAGTGCAATCGGGCTCGTTAACCAAAGACGATATTATTTATACTGGCGCAATGAGCATTCAATCAGCTGGTTCAGTTATGAGTATGGTTAAAAATGTGTATGCGATGAGTGCAGCTACACAACAAAATATGCCACAACTTATGATGGGCCCATCTACTGGTATGACTGTAGGTGATGTATTATTTCGCTCTCAAGGCGCACAGCCGCCTTCGCCCGTTTTTGATCAAATCAAGTACGAGCGTGGTTCTGTAGTATTACCTCACTACCTTAAAACACCTGAAGGACAAGACGATAGTGCTTTAAATAGCACTTACTGGAAAGGTCTATGTGACGGCGCGGCGACGATTGCAGGTTATGTTGCTCAGGGCGGTTCTGTTCCAGCGGAGCCAATAAATGAGAAAGATGCACTGTGCTTTAATGCAACCGGTGGTTTACTGCGTGATTTGGGGCTAGATGAACAGCGTCACCTCACTAAATACAACCCGCTACCAATGCCACATAGCTATGCGAATGTGCCAGTCCAAGTTACTACGCCTGCTGATGACCTAACTATTTTAAATGCGGTAAGGGCGCAACTTGGTATGCCGGCGATTGCAATGCCAGCAACAGGGTGGCCAGTTGTAATGCTGCAACACGGTATCACAAGTACAAAAGAGAGCATGTTAGCTATAACAGCAGCACTTACATTACAAGGGTTCGTTACAGTTGCCATCGACCATCCGATTCATGGTGAACGCGGAATTGACGTTGACGGTGATGGTAATTTCGATTTCATTGCATCTGGCGATGATGGCAACGTGCTTCATTACATGAATTTATCATCAAGTTTAGTGGCGCGTGATAATTTACGTCAATCAATGGCTGACTTACTCGGTTTACGCTTATCATTAGCGGCGACAAACCTACAAGGCATAAACCCGACAGACGTAAGCTTTGTTGGTCACTCTCTTGGTGCTGTGGTTGCGCCAGGTTTCTTAGCTGCTGCAAATGAGTCAGTTGCTCCTTTAGTAGGCCCAGAAACAGCAGCTCTTATTGACCCGCTATTCAAGGTAAACACAGCGGCACTTGCAAGTGGTGGCGGTGGTTTAGCTGGCTTTTTACTTGAATCAAACGCTTTTGGTAACGTAATAAAAGGTTCAGTATTAGCTTCAGCAGGAACTGCTGAGTCAGCTGAGTTTATTGCGTTTATGCAATCTGAAGAAGGTATGCAAGTATGCGCAGAGTTTGCTGGGTCGCAAAGCGAATATGCGGGTTGCGCATTTGTTGCATATACAACTATGCTTGCTCAGGCTGAGGAGACTGAAAAGTTAGCCAATATTTCAGGCACGATTAGTCAATTTGCATTTGCTATTCAAACAGCTGTCGATGCGGCTGATTCTAACTCGTTAGCTAGTAAGGTGGCTTCTCAAGGCACAGCTATCTACCAGAATGTAGTAGTTGGTGACGGGATGGGTAACCCGGCTGATACTGTAATCCCACCTTACTCAACTGTAAGTCCAGTATCGGGTACTGTTCCATCGGGTTTATTTATGGGGCTGACACCTGTCGCAACTTCACAGGTATCTGAAGTACCGGCGAGCTATTTAGTTAAATTTACCAAAGGCCACCATGGTTCGGTTTTAACACCTGCACCAGCATACGGCGTAGCACCTTCGGATGCTGCAGCTGCTAATGCTGAAATGCAAAGCCAGATTGCGTCGTTCTTAGCGAGCAGAGGCTTAATGCTACAAGTTACAAATACAGCTGTTGTAACTGAATAA
- a CDS encoding DUF2069 domain-containing protein, translating into MSKIEKQAITKRYQKIALFGYIGLLILMPTWLLWLSPREGYSTGFVIGLYIVPLLLPLKGIIQDKPYTYAWANFIVIIYFLHGFTSLWVTQNEMIFVLLELLFASCMFIGCTYYARYRGQELGLKIRKLKEELAEEKAAFEDKE; encoded by the coding sequence ATGAGTAAAATAGAGAAACAAGCAATTACAAAGCGCTATCAAAAAATTGCGCTATTCGGTTACATTGGGTTATTAATTTTAATGCCAACCTGGTTACTCTGGTTATCACCACGTGAAGGTTACAGCACAGGGTTCGTTATTGGCCTTTACATTGTGCCTTTATTACTACCACTAAAAGGTATTATTCAAGATAAACCTTACACGTATGCTTGGGCTAACTTTATTGTCATTATCTATTTTTTGCATGGCTTTACCTCCTTATGGGTGACGCAAAATGAGATGATTTTTGTTTTGCTTGAGCTGCTTTTTGCCAGTTGTATGTTTATTGGTTGTACATACTACGCTCGCTATCGTGGCCAAGAGTTAGGGCTTAAAATTAGAAAGCTAAAAGAAGAGCTTGCTGAAGAAAAAGCAGCCTTTGAAGATAAAGAATAA
- a CDS encoding flavodoxin domain-containing protein, producing the protein MANIRCFIGTVYGGAEALAEQLESIAQSKGHGFELYNPGSIADFVSSDVILVVTSTTGQGDIPFELESLYLALKSEFPLISNKPFAVIAMGDSSYGETYCGAGRKFRELLIELQGNEVIDLLKVDASEHFDPLPVAAPWFNSLLETLDK; encoded by the coding sequence ATGGCAAATATTAGGTGTTTTATTGGTACCGTTTACGGGGGGGCAGAAGCCCTTGCCGAACAACTAGAGTCAATTGCACAGTCAAAAGGTCATGGATTTGAACTCTATAACCCAGGCAGTATCGCTGACTTTGTTTCAAGTGATGTGATTTTGGTAGTTACATCAACAACTGGGCAGGGGGATATTCCTTTTGAGCTTGAATCTTTGTATTTGGCCCTTAAATCGGAGTTTCCGTTAATTTCTAATAAGCCATTTGCTGTGATTGCAATGGGAGACAGTAGTTATGGCGAAACTTACTGTGGTGCTGGCAGAAAATTTAGAGAGTTACTCATTGAGTTGCAAGGAAATGAAGTGATAGATCTGTTAAAGGTCGATGCGAGCGAACACTTTGATCCTTTGCCGGTGGCGGCACCTTGGTTTAACTCACTGCTTGAAACATTAGATAAGTAA